A genomic stretch from Candidatus Avedoeria danica includes:
- a CDS encoding heme-binding domain-containing protein, producing MPPTPPLQILWLRRDLRVADHAALHDAARRGPVLPLYIVDPAWLAEATFGTRHWMFVRECLVEVDAALRALGQPLRVRVGRPVAVLDALADDVARADLTVGAVWAMAEPGRRAAARDEDVGAWAAGRGIGWRVLAEEPAPGRTTIPAPSRLGAAATDGVAAGELPTAEALGLVPDGLTDRALDADGLAWLTESGRRRVAGGARAGAELLASFLAQRGQGYGGAADDPSAASLVCSRIGAHLAWGALSTAEVHAALRAAEQEQARRRGQDRAAAHGAEAEPWRASMGAFRDAMAVREAALARFAVRPDLEPDVGAGVDADGPGGGVDDAGGGNDGRTGGGGPVDDGRDPSARLEAWAAGRTGRPLIDAAMAQLRAIGWLPYRLRAVTTSYAVHDLGLPWPVVGRQLARLCLDYDPALLWPTVRRIAGVLDAAGPRIYNPDRQALALDPAGHYVRAWLPPLAAVPDSFVHNPWLMPAAMQAAAGCRVGVDVPAPIEPPRGMRGRASGACARMRSPGGARRSRAVRAGCSCRWSGDTATGASPGSVLWRLPRARPAAGYWGGVPGSPRRRRRARPGPTRPSRGNRRIVGRRLRSQSKWLPVGGWSGVMARLRRWSSLDVRTSSCRCLGPRTSQEISMRQVQSRLSSGLLWTALMLGCFFGTGVVSRSIGRLFGEAEGLAQAQDIARWAALAALALAIVAAGWVTVPVALRGGGFVRRVTNVVPLVVLKLLALGSVGAYFKIGTVGGLMEIEEIGDITFAISWLVVFGLLAILVVVPTTARALVTPRTLRAANAFQMLSTLASVVAAGAMIAAVAIVLQATAAAPGGPPGGAGGAATPAAQLAAQAAMAATAKRNYAIGGGLMAVFAVLALLSAFAAWRARRDMTITARNAAVSQGGWSEFGGAAVAGVVLLALVLAVLQPFRFPIDNPPATQAAVWDSPTTADLVARTCMDCHSNEGTWPWYTRVAPMNWLTVGHVRSGRKAFNLSELDKLAPDRRASLGERMGRSLQRGNMPTADYKLMHADSRLTEDEVTALVEGFKASLTVQE from the coding sequence ATGCCCCCCACCCCTCCCCTCCAGATCCTCTGGCTCCGCCGTGACCTGCGCGTCGCCGACCACGCGGCGCTGCACGACGCGGCGCGGCGCGGGCCGGTGCTGCCGCTCTACATCGTCGATCCGGCTTGGCTGGCGGAGGCCACGTTCGGGACGCGGCACTGGATGTTCGTCCGGGAGTGCCTGGTCGAGGTCGATGCGGCGCTGCGGGCGCTCGGACAGCCGCTGCGCGTCCGCGTCGGCCGACCGGTCGCGGTGCTCGATGCGCTGGCGGACGACGTCGCACGGGCCGATCTCACCGTGGGCGCCGTCTGGGCGATGGCCGAACCCGGGCGGCGGGCCGCGGCGCGCGACGAGGACGTGGGCGCATGGGCAGCCGGGCGCGGCATCGGCTGGCGCGTGCTGGCCGAGGAGCCTGCGCCGGGCCGCACGACGATCCCGGCGCCGAGCCGGCTCGGCGCCGCGGCGACGGACGGCGTGGCCGCCGGCGAGCTGCCGACGGCGGAAGCCCTCGGCCTGGTGCCGGACGGCCTGACGGACCGTGCGCTCGACGCGGACGGCTTGGCGTGGCTGACCGAGAGCGGCCGGCGGCGCGTGGCGGGCGGGGCGCGGGCCGGCGCCGAGTTGCTGGCGTCGTTCCTCGCCCAGCGCGGCCAGGGCTACGGCGGCGCGGCCGACGATCCGTCCGCGGCGTCGCTCGTGTGCTCCCGGATCGGGGCGCACCTGGCGTGGGGCGCGTTGTCGACGGCCGAGGTCCACGCGGCGTTGCGCGCGGCGGAACAGGAACAGGCGCGGCGGCGGGGACAGGATCGCGCAGCCGCGCACGGCGCCGAGGCCGAGCCTTGGCGCGCGTCGATGGGGGCGTTCCGGGACGCGATGGCCGTGCGGGAAGCGGCGCTGGCGCGCTTCGCGGTGCGCCCGGACCTCGAACCCGATGTCGGCGCCGGGGTGGACGCCGACGGGCCGGGCGGCGGGGTCGACGACGCCGGCGGCGGGAACGATGGGCGCACCGGCGGGGGCGGGCCCGTGGACGACGGGCGCGATCCGTCCGCTCGTCTCGAGGCGTGGGCGGCGGGCCGGACGGGGCGGCCGCTCATCGACGCGGCAATGGCGCAGCTGCGGGCGATCGGCTGGCTGCCGTACCGGCTGCGGGCGGTGACGACGTCGTACGCCGTCCACGACCTCGGGCTGCCGTGGCCCGTCGTCGGCCGGCAGCTGGCGCGCCTGTGCCTTGATTACGATCCGGCGCTCCTGTGGCCGACCGTCCGCCGGATCGCCGGCGTGCTCGATGCCGCGGGGCCGCGGATCTACAACCCGGACCGGCAGGCGCTGGCGCTCGATCCGGCCGGGCACTACGTCCGCGCCTGGCTGCCGCCGCTGGCCGCGGTGCCCGACTCGTTCGTCCACAACCCGTGGCTCATGCCAGCGGCCATGCAGGCGGCGGCGGGCTGCCGCGTCGGCGTGGACGTGCCGGCGCCGATCGAACCGCCCCGCGGCATGCGCGGCAGGGCGAGCGGTGCGTGCGCCAGGATGCGCAGCCCGGGGGGCGCAAGACGATCGCGGGCGGTTCGGGCCGGGTGCAGCTGCCGTTGGTCAGGCGACACCGCCACCGGAGCGTCTCCGGGTTCCGTGCTCTGGCGGCTGCCCCGAGCGCGTCCAGCGGCGGGGTACTGGGGCGGGGTACCGGGATCGCCGCGGCGGCGTCGACGCGCGCGTCCGGGGCCGACTCGACCGTCGCGGGGGAATCGGCGGATAGTTGGCAGACGGTTGCGGAGTCAATCAAAATGGCTGCCCGTCGGCGGTTGGTCCGGTGTTATGGCCAGACTGCGGCGTTGGTCGTCCCTCGACGTCCGCACGTCATCATGCCGATGTCTCGGCCCACGCACTTCGCAGGAGATCTCGATGCGTCAGGTTCAATCGCGCTTGTCGTCGGGCCTGCTCTGGACGGCCCTCATGCTGGGCTGCTTCTTCGGCACCGGCGTCGTCAGCCGTTCGATCGGCCGGTTGTTCGGCGAGGCCGAAGGGTTGGCGCAGGCGCAGGACATCGCCCGCTGGGCGGCCCTTGCGGCGCTGGCGCTGGCGATCGTGGCCGCGGGGTGGGTGACGGTCCCGGTGGCGCTGCGCGGCGGTGGGTTCGTGCGTCGGGTGACGAACGTCGTGCCGCTCGTGGTGCTCAAGCTCCTGGCGCTCGGCTCCGTCGGTGCGTACTTCAAGATCGGCACCGTCGGTGGGCTCATGGAGATCGAGGAGATCGGCGACATCACGTTCGCCATCTCGTGGCTGGTCGTCTTCGGGCTGCTCGCGATCCTCGTCGTCGTCCCGACGACGGCGCGCGCGCTCGTCACGCCTCGGACGCTCCGGGCGGCCAACGCCTTCCAGATGCTCAGCACGCTGGCCTCCGTCGTCGCGGCCGGTGCGATGATCGCCGCCGTCGCGATCGTGCTCCAGGCGACGGCCGCGGCGCCGGGCGGACCTCCGGGCGGTGCCGGCGGTGCGGCGACCCCGGCGGCGCAGCTGGCCGCACAGGCGGCGATGGCGGCAACCGCCAAGCGGAACTACGCGATCGGCGGCGGGCTGATGGCGGTCTTCGCCGTCCTGGCGCTGCTCAGCGCCTTCGCCGCCTGGCGCGCCCGGCGCGACATGACGATCACGGCCCGCAACGCGGCCGTGTCGCAGGGCGGCTGGTCGGAGTTCGGCGGCGCGGCCGTCGCCGGCGTCGTGCTGCTGGCGCTCGTCCTGGCCGTGTTGCAGCCGTTCCGGTTCCCGATCGACAACCCGCCCGCCACGCAAGCCGCCGTATGGGATTCGCCGACGACGGCCGATCTCGTCGCCCGCACGTGCATGGACTGTCACAGCAACGAGGGCACGTGGCCATGGTACACCCGCGTGGCCCCGATGAACTGGCTGACGGTCGGCCACGTCCGCAGCGGCCGCAAAGCCTTCAACCTCTCCGAACTCGACAAGCTCGCCCCCGACCGCCGCGCCAGCCTCGGCGAGCGGATGGGCCGCTCGCTCCAGCGCGGCAACATGCCGACGGCGGACTACAAGCTCATGCACGCGGACTCGCGGCTGACGGAGGACGAGGTGACGGCGTTGGTCGAAGGGTTCAAGGCGAGTTTGACGGTCCAGGAGTAG
- a CDS encoding VWA domain-containing protein has protein sequence MHRRLPVLALAAAVITLTLAIAALHAASAPVVHARRVEPTATPPSVTTSKRCRVETDREVGAARIGLSETVSVTLTVRGCTAGVFPLHVVFVVDNHLGENDDVRAVRSAIDDVVAKLDMPANPSTKVAVIGFGATVRTLTGLTNDDQRVRSAVRRARGASGDAVDRGLDTARRELARGRRGHDPYTIRGMIILFSSAAWAAGRDGSCSAALSAAGRAKSEGILVLSVLSGPPSSGGVPCMQRIATSPVYYFDSRQLDPLTKYFDPVRRQVAGDASLPVNLVITDTIAPAFDVDPPTVDPSPSVTSPDGRTLRWQLPATITYPAAAITVTYRLRPTAIGLWPVSLGATAAFTDARAARGTVAFPPASIEVVDPAFTDARICPATRSPVPPDVIAAALAHPERVSGWGLRCSTNQPASPANPLRQSLRLARPGMAYHPVANGVVWACGCR, from the coding sequence ATGCACCGCCGATTGCCCGTTCTCGCTCTCGCCGCCGCTGTGATCACGCTGACACTTGCCATCGCGGCGCTGCACGCGGCCTCCGCCCCCGTCGTCCACGCCCGTCGCGTCGAGCCGACGGCGACGCCGCCGAGCGTGACGACGTCGAAACGGTGCCGGGTTGAGACGGACCGGGAAGTGGGTGCGGCGCGGATCGGGTTGTCGGAAACCGTTTCGGTGACGTTGACCGTCCGTGGGTGCACCGCAGGGGTGTTCCCGCTGCACGTCGTGTTCGTGGTCGATAACCACTTGGGCGAGAACGACGATGTGCGCGCGGTACGCAGCGCCATCGACGACGTCGTAGCCAAGTTGGATATGCCCGCCAATCCATCCACCAAAGTCGCCGTCATTGGCTTCGGAGCCACCGTCCGAACGCTGACCGGGCTGACGAACGACGACCAACGGGTCCGCAGCGCGGTCCGCCGCGCGCGAGGGGCGTCGGGAGATGCGGTCGACCGCGGCCTGGACACTGCCCGGCGCGAGCTCGCGCGCGGGCGGAGAGGGCACGACCCGTACACGATTCGCGGGATGATCATCTTGTTTTCAAGCGCCGCCTGGGCGGCCGGCCGGGATGGCAGTTGCAGCGCGGCCCTGTCCGCCGCCGGCCGAGCCAAGTCCGAAGGCATCCTCGTCCTCAGCGTACTGTCCGGTCCGCCGTCGAGCGGCGGCGTGCCGTGCATGCAACGTATCGCCACGTCGCCCGTCTACTACTTCGATTCGCGCCAACTCGATCCGCTGACCAAGTACTTCGACCCTGTTCGACGGCAAGTCGCCGGCGACGCCTCGCTGCCGGTCAACCTCGTCATCACCGACACCATCGCCCCCGCCTTTGACGTCGATCCGCCGACCGTCGACCCGTCGCCAAGCGTCACGTCGCCCGACGGCCGCACGCTGCGCTGGCAGCTGCCGGCGACGATCACGTACCCCGCCGCCGCCATCACCGTCACCTACCGCCTCCGCCCCACCGCCATCGGCCTCTGGCCCGTCAGCCTCGGTGCCACCGCCGCCTTCACGGACGCGCGCGCCGCCCGCGGCACCGTCGCTTTCCCGCCCGCCAGCATCGAGGTCGTCGACCCCGCCTTCACCGACGCCCGCATCTGCCCCGCCACCCGCTCCCCCGTACCGCCCGACGTTATCGCCGCCGCCCTCGCCCATCCCGAGCGCGTGTCCGGCTGGGGACTGCGCTGCAGCACGAACCAGCCTGCAAGTCCAGCGAACCCGCTGCGCCAGAGCCTGCGGTTGGCCCGACCGGGGATGGCGTATCACCCGGTGGCCAACGGCGTCGTGTGGGCGTGCGGTTGCCGCTAG
- a CDS encoding Ig-like domain-containing protein → MSATRSPHSSRAAAPPRTLLPPMLTRPLATAAALLALATFAVACQPTPPPGETPVPEEGPAVTITGACAGEQTIEPVAEAGPKDWADVQSPERTPCFRLTATDAGDDGMVAPETAFVLESAEALSAKEVAALIAITPPVDVDVAKDKPATADGGPSDAAQRDHVASATRWLDALARTAHAQSLDNRYRITPKSPLAPGVVYRIDLKRASSAASKSAATSADPGDAAPTLRSWAFQTRAPLALVHTLPTDKSTWVPTDTGIEFAFNRDGVTAEAVEAAFSIEPAVAGRFEQHRRTVVFVPTRLLTGTLYTVRLAAGVAGPGETQTAAPTVVQFQTRRAEGDDRVDPSVMPALDFRRPLWESPTDEAPVVGLFRRVDETVALEQADVQVYRYASADDFTAAIGRFQGLPRWADVAASPTLDTVGATPVLTFTAPLAQQGDFGELAVQFPEPLEPGSYLLGVTVDGYPVPAGGWLQVTDVAAYAAVSAGKLAVWVNDLATGEPLEGAAVTDGDGEAAGETGDDGVAFVDTPASVLTTADAGMDWARAATTGTLSVTAPDGRSAVVPLGDAFFSFGGGFRDGFFGGRSPGGLYWRYLYTDRQLYRLNDTVHFWGIARARDGADDVETVTVEIAGGDWSGFDYRPIAIARTTVVPDAAGVYSGELTFSGASPSWYTLKARVDGELISQVPMSIEDIVVPAYHLDVQTSRRALMAGEPFSATVTAAFFDGTPASGVDIIAGYEGVERTLSTGADGTVSWTLAAPQRTDAAWQGYGSTFLSVRAAAGEEGDIGANAHLAVFTGANALKAEGALAADAADPVSRTATVSGTVHALDLSRLNGHVLTAPDDFYGDIVPGVGVTVRVTETEQVRIETGERYDFIAKEVVKTYRYDSVQRAVGPFETTADDAGRFNLTFPAQRDRSYEAIVAVADDDGRITERRIWIGVTYLSDPGEPLTLVSDADASQTKVYRVGDEVSLRVEAGGAPVEGGRFLFLRARNGLQDYTLTDEPRFAFDFEDTHVPNVHTLTARFDGRTYRETAWGHDARYDASERRLSVAVGAAEPSYGPGDDATVGVTVTNVAGDPVADASVLVSAVDAAIIQMQGSIERPDPLTTLYESAPAGVLRTYTSHVVPKGTAGAEGGGGGGDRQLFEDTALFARLTTDARGRAEATFTLPDNLTTWVVTGLAATADREAGSGFGVVTVSKPLFVDAALNRTYVMADAPEIRLRAFGTGLDEGGPVSFTIASDTLLDAPIDVAGDAFTPALVPLGDLSLGTHKLRLTARAGDLEDTLIREVTVLPSRLSRVVAETKTLAKGDVADLGAAGDGAVQVVIADANRGGLYGEVAALADSQSDRLDDIVARAVAQDLLADGFGEPPAVPVDLRSTTYQTATGGLSLFPYSAPDIALSADVALAAPDTFGRQGLVQAFRAAIEVADIPREDAIVTLRGLAALGEPVLADVKTLLDAGPELDAPLSPVEHLDLGLAAALLGDQDAAENAYRAVLADHGQLRGQTARIDNGVDADDVLAATARAAVLGALLGDDLAPALHAYAAANPAKDVALAVWHAAYLRAALPRLATTEAEIRYALPDGEQTVTLTRGETIVLHLTKAMRTALDLRVLDGAASVTVVRREAYVADAGDADPDLGLDRTFGHRGTLPPPVGPDGEASDGAAGDEGDAAAEVEGDDVAASSAVTSTDGVSATMAAGIVSAFDEGDLLVITLAPRLGPKAAAGCYQVSDLLPSGLRPVTSRLIPGGYVPESDIVYPYAIEGQRVSFCAWPDEDGEVDPIRYLARAFAPGRYAAEPAIIQAQSAPGRQALSSPATIEVRPRGEAVP, encoded by the coding sequence ATGTCCGCCACACGCTCCCCCCATTCCTCCCGCGCCGCCGCTCCCCCGCGCACGCTCCTGCCCCCCATGCTCACCCGCCCCCTCGCCACCGCCGCCGCCCTCCTCGCCCTCGCGACGTTCGCCGTCGCCTGCCAGCCCACGCCGCCCCCCGGCGAGACGCCCGTCCCCGAAGAGGGCCCGGCCGTCACGATCACCGGCGCGTGCGCCGGCGAGCAGACGATCGAACCGGTGGCCGAGGCCGGTCCCAAGGACTGGGCCGACGTCCAATCACCCGAGCGCACGCCGTGTTTTCGCCTGACGGCCACCGACGCCGGCGACGACGGCATGGTCGCGCCCGAGACCGCGTTCGTCCTGGAGTCGGCCGAGGCGCTGTCGGCCAAGGAGGTCGCGGCGCTGATCGCGATCACGCCGCCCGTCGACGTCGACGTGGCCAAGGACAAGCCGGCGACGGCGGACGGCGGACCGTCGGATGCCGCGCAGCGCGATCACGTCGCGTCCGCCACCCGCTGGCTCGACGCCCTCGCCCGCACCGCCCACGCCCAGTCCCTCGACAACCGCTACCGGATCACGCCGAAGTCGCCGCTCGCCCCCGGCGTCGTCTACCGGATCGACCTCAAGCGCGCGTCGTCGGCCGCATCGAAGTCGGCGGCGACGTCCGCCGATCCGGGCGACGCCGCCCCGACCCTCCGCAGCTGGGCCTTCCAGACCCGTGCTCCGCTCGCCCTCGTCCACACCCTGCCGACCGACAAGTCGACGTGGGTGCCGACGGACACCGGGATCGAGTTCGCCTTCAACCGCGACGGCGTCACGGCCGAGGCCGTCGAGGCGGCGTTCAGCATCGAGCCGGCCGTTGCGGGCCGCTTCGAGCAGCACCGGCGGACCGTCGTCTTCGTCCCGACGCGGCTCCTCACCGGGACGCTGTACACCGTTCGCCTGGCCGCGGGCGTCGCCGGGCCGGGCGAGACGCAGACCGCCGCGCCGACCGTCGTCCAGTTCCAGACCCGCCGCGCTGAAGGCGACGATCGCGTCGATCCCAGCGTCATGCCGGCCCTCGACTTCCGCCGCCCGCTCTGGGAGAGCCCGACGGACGAGGCGCCGGTCGTCGGCTTGTTCCGCCGCGTCGACGAAACCGTCGCCCTCGAGCAAGCCGATGTCCAGGTCTATCGCTATGCGTCGGCCGACGACTTTACGGCCGCCATCGGCCGCTTCCAGGGCCTCCCGCGCTGGGCCGACGTCGCCGCCAGCCCGACGCTCGACACCGTCGGCGCGACGCCCGTCTTAACGTTCACCGCGCCGCTCGCCCAGCAGGGCGATTTCGGCGAGCTCGCCGTCCAGTTCCCGGAGCCGCTCGAGCCCGGCAGCTATCTTCTCGGCGTCACCGTCGACGGCTACCCCGTCCCGGCCGGCGGCTGGCTGCAGGTGACGGACGTGGCCGCATACGCCGCCGTCAGCGCCGGCAAGCTGGCCGTCTGGGTGAACGACTTGGCGACGGGCGAGCCGCTCGAAGGCGCCGCCGTCACGGACGGCGACGGCGAGGCGGCCGGCGAGACGGGCGACGACGGCGTCGCGTTCGTCGATACGCCCGCATCCGTCCTGACGACGGCCGACGCCGGCATGGACTGGGCGCGCGCCGCGACGACCGGCACGCTGTCCGTCACGGCCCCCGACGGCCGGAGCGCCGTCGTCCCGCTCGGCGACGCGTTCTTCTCGTTCGGCGGCGGGTTCCGGGACGGCTTCTTCGGCGGCCGCAGCCCCGGAGGCCTCTACTGGCGCTACCTGTATACGGACCGCCAGCTCTACCGCTTGAATGACACCGTCCACTTCTGGGGCATCGCCCGCGCCCGGGACGGCGCCGATGATGTCGAAACCGTGACCGTCGAGATCGCCGGCGGCGACTGGAGCGGGTTCGACTACCGCCCGATCGCCATCGCCCGGACCACCGTCGTACCCGATGCGGCCGGCGTCTACTCGGGCGAGCTCACGTTCAGCGGCGCGTCGCCCAGCTGGTACACCCTCAAGGCGCGCGTCGACGGCGAGCTGATCAGCCAGGTGCCGATGTCCATCGAGGACATCGTCGTGCCGGCCTACCACTTGGACGTTCAGACCTCCCGCCGCGCCCTCATGGCCGGCGAGCCCTTCTCGGCCACCGTCACCGCCGCGTTCTTCGACGGTACGCCTGCCTCGGGCGTCGACATCATCGCCGGCTACGAAGGCGTGGAGCGGACGCTCTCCACCGGCGCGGACGGCACGGTCTCGTGGACGCTCGCCGCCCCGCAGCGGACGGACGCCGCGTGGCAGGGCTACGGGTCCACCTTCCTGAGCGTCCGTGCCGCGGCCGGCGAGGAAGGCGACATCGGCGCGAACGCGCACCTGGCCGTCTTCACCGGCGCGAACGCGCTGAAGGCCGAGGGCGCCCTCGCGGCGGACGCGGCGGACCCCGTCAGCCGCACCGCCACCGTCAGCGGCACCGTGCACGCGCTCGACCTCTCGCGCCTGAACGGCCACGTCCTCACCGCGCCGGACGACTTCTACGGCGACATCGTGCCCGGAGTGGGCGTGACCGTTCGCGTGACCGAGACCGAGCAGGTGCGCATCGAGACCGGCGAGCGCTACGACTTCATCGCCAAGGAGGTCGTGAAGACGTACCGTTACGACTCCGTCCAGCGCGCCGTTGGCCCGTTCGAGACCACCGCGGACGATGCCGGCCGCTTCAACCTGACGTTCCCGGCCCAGCGCGACCGCTCGTACGAGGCGATCGTGGCGGTGGCGGACGATGACGGGCGGATCACGGAGCGGCGGATCTGGATCGGCGTCACGTACCTCAGCGACCCGGGCGAGCCCCTGACCCTCGTCTCGGACGCGGACGCTTCGCAAACCAAGGTCTACCGCGTGGGCGACGAGGTGTCGCTGCGCGTCGAGGCCGGCGGCGCGCCCGTCGAGGGCGGCCGCTTCCTCTTCCTGCGCGCCCGCAACGGCCTGCAGGACTACACGCTCACCGACGAGCCGCGCTTTGCCTTCGACTTTGAGGACACGCACGTCCCCAACGTTCACACCCTGACCGCGCGCTTCGACGGCCGGACCTACCGCGAGACCGCGTGGGGCCACGACGCGCGCTACGACGCATCCGAGCGCCGCCTCAGCGTCGCCGTCGGCGCCGCCGAGCCGAGCTACGGCCCCGGCGACGACGCGACCGTCGGCGTGACGGTGACGAACGTCGCCGGCGATCCCGTCGCCGATGCCTCCGTCCTCGTCAGCGCGGTCGACGCGGCGATCATCCAAATGCAGGGCTCCATCGAACGGCCCGACCCGCTGACCACGCTCTACGAGAGCGCGCCGGCCGGCGTGCTCCGCACGTACACGTCGCACGTCGTGCCGAAGGGCACGGCGGGCGCCGAGGGCGGCGGCGGGGGCGGCGACCGCCAGCTGTTCGAGGACACGGCCCTCTTCGCGCGCCTGACGACCGACGCCCGCGGCCGCGCCGAGGCGACGTTCACGCTGCCGGACAACCTGACGACATGGGTCGTCACGGGCCTGGCCGCCACCGCCGACCGCGAGGCCGGCAGCGGATTCGGCGTCGTCACGGTCTCCAAGCCGCTGTTCGTGGATGCGGCGCTGAACCGGACGTACGTCATGGCCGACGCGCCGGAGATCCGCCTGCGCGCGTTCGGCACCGGCCTGGACGAAGGCGGCCCGGTCTCGTTCACCATCGCCTCCGATACGCTCCTGGACGCCCCGATCGACGTGGCCGGCGATGCCTTCACGCCGGCGCTCGTGCCGCTCGGCGACCTCTCGCTCGGCACGCACAAGCTGCGCCTGACCGCCCGCGCCGGCGACCTCGAGGACACGCTGATCCGCGAGGTCACCGTCCTGCCCTCGCGCCTCTCACGCGTCGTGGCCGAGACGAAGACGCTCGCCAAGGGCGATGTGGCCGACCTCGGCGCGGCCGGCGACGGCGCCGTTCAGGTCGTCATCGCGGACGCGAACCGCGGCGGCTTGTACGGCGAAGTCGCAGCGCTGGCCGACTCCCAAAGCGACCGCCTGGACGACATCGTCGCCCGCGCCGTCGCCCAGGACTTGCTGGCGGACGGCTTCGGCGAGCCGCCGGCCGTCCCGGTCGACCTGCGCTCGACGACCTACCAGACCGCGACGGGCGGCCTCAGCCTGTTCCCGTACAGCGCCCCCGACATCGCGCTCTCGGCCGATGTCGCCCTGGCCGCGCCCGACACGTTCGGGCGGCAGGGCTTGGTCCAGGCGTTCCGCGCCGCGATCGAGGTCGCCGACATCCCGCGCGAGGACGCCATCGTCACGCTCCGCGGCCTGGCCGCACTCGGCGAGCCCGTCCTCGCGGACGTCAAGACGCTCCTCGACGCCGGACCCGAGCTCGATGCGCCGCTCTCCCCCGTCGAGCACCTCGACCTCGGCCTCGCCGCCGCGCTCCTGGGCGATCAGGACGCCGCCGAGAACGCCTATCGCGCCGTGCTGGCCGACCACGGCCAGCTCCGCGGCCAGACGGCCCGGATCGACAACGGCGTCGACGCGGACGACGTCCTCGCGGCCACGGCCCGCGCCGCCGTCCTCGGCGCCCTGCTGGGTGACGACCTGGCGCCGGCGCTCCATGCCTACGCCGCCGCCAACCCGGCCAAGGACGTCGCGCTGGCCGTCTGGCACGCCGCCTACCTCCGCGCCGCGCTGCCGCGCCTGGCCACGACCGAGGCCGAGATCCGGTACGCCCTCCCGGACGGTGAGCAGACCGTCACGCTCACCCGCGGGGAGACCATCGTGCTCCACCTCACGAAGGCGATGCGCACTGCGCTCGACCTGCGCGTCCTGGATGGCGCCGCCAGCGTCACCGTCGTCCGGCGCGAGGCGTACGTGGCCGACGCCGGCGACGCCGATCCGGACCTCGGCCTCGACCGCACGTTCGGCCACCGCGGGACGCTCCCGCCGCCGGTCGGGCCGGATGGCGAGGCGAGCGACGGGGCCGCGGGCGATGAGGGCGACGCCGCCGCCGAAGTCGAAGGCGATGATGTCGCCGCCTCCAGCGCCGTCACGTCCACGGACGGCGTCTCGGCGACGATGGCCGCCGGCATCGTGTCCGCGTTCGACGAGGGCGATCTGCTGGTGATCACGCTCGCCCCGCGACTTGGGCCCAAGGCCGCCGCCGGGTGCTACCAGGTCAGCGACCTCCTGCCTTCCGGCCTGCGCCCGGTCACGTCCCGGCTGATCCCGGGCGGCTACGTGCCGGAGTCCGACATCGTCTACCCGTATGCCATCGAGGGCCAGCGCGTCAGCTTCTGCGCCTGGCCGGACGAGGACGGCGAGGTCGACCCGATCCGCTACCTGGCCCGTGCCTTCGCGCCCGGCCGCTACGCCGCCGAGCCGGCGATCATCCAGGCGCAGTCCGCGCCCGGCCGCCAGGCGCTGTCCAGCCCGGCGACGATCGAGGTCCGGCCGCGCGGCGAAGCCGTGCCCTGA
- the amrB gene encoding AmmeMemoRadiSam system protein B gives MTAGIAATSGVHAASDVAAASRVAAKRRIVLIGVDHARASSATAATSARPWQLPDGLVVNVDGPTVAALVASRASVEAGDLLATEHSIAGLVPFVAAAAPGAVIVPLAVRPNAALSDVRSLAAALDIEDPSTDVVAAVDFAHGLSAAETAANGRAAVVALAALDVAAVGRWDDAHADGRGALRLAMALAERAGATRWTTLAVTDASALAGWAGGGVTGYVVGCWGGGIQGEG, from the coding sequence GTGACTGCGGGCATCGCCGCGACGTCGGGTGTTCACGCGGCCTCGGACGTTGCCGCGGCCTCGCGCGTTGCCGCGAAGCGCCGCATCGTCCTCATCGGCGTCGATCACGCGCGCGCCAGCTCCGCCACGGCCGCGACGAGCGCGCGGCCGTGGCAGCTGCCGGACGGCCTCGTCGTGAACGTCGACGGCCCGACGGTGGCCGCGCTCGTCGCGTCGCGTGCGTCGGTCGAGGCGGGCGATCTGCTTGCGACGGAGCACTCGATCGCCGGGCTCGTGCCGTTCGTCGCCGCGGCGGCGCCGGGGGCGGTGATCGTGCCGCTGGCGGTGCGGCCGAATGCGGCGCTTTCGGACGTGCGGTCGCTGGCGGCGGCGCTCGACATCGAGGACCCTTCGACGGACGTCGTCGCCGCGGTTGACTTCGCGCACGGCCTCTCGGCGGCCGAAACGGCTGCGAATGGCCGCGCCGCCGTCGTCGCGCTGGCCGCGTTGGACGTCGCTGCCGTCGGGCGGTGGGATGACGCGCATGCGGACGGGCGGGGCGCGCTGCGCCTGGCGATGGCGTTGGCCGAGCGCGCCGGCGCGACGCGCTGGACGACGTTGGCGGTGACGGACGCATCGGCGTTGGCGGGGTGGGCCGGGGGCGGGGTGACGGGGTATGTGGTGGGGTGTTGGGGGGGCGGGATTCAGGGCGAAGGATAG